One genomic region from Macrobrachium rosenbergii isolate ZJJX-2024 chromosome 1, ASM4041242v1, whole genome shotgun sequence encodes:
- the LOC136839656 gene encoding uncharacterized protein produces the protein MIVTHYRSQQTPKVSWPGNFQQSPNYLPFSSLRCRSSSFFGPHCRAMEFPAAPPTAFHSPASGAGPVRFWSSLQGHGISSSPPTAFHSPPSGAGPGQGISSSPPTAFYSPSSGAGPVRFWTSLQGQGISSSPPTASHSPASGAGPVGFLSSLQDQGISSSPPTAFHSPDSGEGPGQGISSSPPTAFYSPASGEGPGISSSPPTAFHSPASGAGPVRFLVVIAGPGNFQQPPTSFHSPASSAGRRNFQQSPNCLPFSASGAGPVCFLLSLQGQGISSSPPTAFHSPASGADPVRFLSSLHGQGISSSPTTAFHSPALGAGPGQGISSSPPAAFHSPASGAGPVGFLSSLQDQGISSSPPTAFILHPRGHGISSSPPTAFHSPASGAGPGHGISSSLPTVFHPPASGAGPVRFLSSLQGQGISSSPPSAFHSPASGAGPVRFLSSLQGQGISSSPPTAFHFPASGADPVRFFSSLQGQGISKSPTTTFHSPASGAGLVRFCPHCMAMEFPAVPQLPSILQPLYAGPVRFLSSLRGQGISSSPPTAFHSPASGAGPVRFLSSLQGAKEFPAVPQLPTILQPQGIFSSPPTAFYSPASGEGPVRFLSSLQGQGISSSPPTAFHSPASGEGPVRFLSSLHG, from the exons ggccagggaatttccagcagtcccccaactaccttccattctccagcctcaggtgcaggtccagttcgTTTTTCGGTCCTCATTGCAGGGCCatggaatttccagcagcccctccaactgccttccattctccagcctcggGTGCAGGTCCAGTTCGTTTTTGGTCGTCATTGCAGGGCCATGGaatttccagcagtcccccaactgccttccattctccacccTCGGGTGCAGGTCCA GGACAAGGaatttccagcagtcccccaactgcatTCTACTCTCCATCCTCTGGTGCAGGTCCAGTTCGTTTTTGGACGTCATTGcagggccagggaatttccagTAGTCCCCCAACTGCCTCTCATTCTCCAGCCTCGGGTGCAGGTCCTGTTGGTTTTTTGTCCTCATTGCAGgaccagggaatttccagcagtcccccaactgctttCCATTCTCCAGACTCGGGTGAAGGTCCA ggccagggaatttccagcagtcccccaactgccttcTATTCTCCAGCCTCGGGTGAAGGTCCA ggaatttccagcagccccccaactgccttccattctccagcctcggGTGCAGGTCCAGTTCGTTTTTTGGTCGTCATTGcagggccagggaatttccagcagcccccaacttcTTTCCATTCTCCAGCGTCAAGTGCAG GGCGAAGGaatttccagcagtcccccaactgccttccattctcagCCTCGGGCGCAGGTCCTGTTTGCTTTTTGTTGTCATTGcagggccagggaatttccagcagccccccaactgccttccattctccagcctcggGTGCAGATCCAGTTCGTTTTTTGTCCTCGTTGCAtggccagggaatttccagcagtcccacaactgccttccattctccagccttgGGTGCAGGTCCA ggccagggaatttccagcagtccccccgctgccttccattctccagcctcggGTGCAGGTCCTGTTGGTTTTTTGTCCTCATTGCAGGACCAGGGAATTTCCAGTAGTCCCCCAACTGCCTTCATTCTCCATCCTCGG GGCCATGGaatttccagcagtcccccaactgccttccattctccagcctcggGTGCAGGTCCA GGCCATGGAATTTCCAGCAGCCTCCCAACTgtcttccatcctccagcctcgggTGCAGGTCCAGTTCGTTTTTTGTCCTCGTTAcagggccagggaatttccagTAGTCCCCCatctgccttccattctccagcctcggGTGCAGGTCCAGTTCGTTTTTTGTCCTCATTGCAGGGTCAGGGAATTTCCAGTagtcccccaactgccttccattttCCAGCCTCGGGTGCAGATCCTGttcgttttttttcttcattgcagggccagggaatttccaAAAGTCCCACAACtaccttccattctccagcctcggGTGCAGGTCTTGTTCGTTTTTGTCCTCATTGCATGGCCATGGAATTTCCAGCAGTCCcgcaactgccttccattctccagcctctgTATGCAGGTCCAGTTCGTTTTTTGTCCTCATTGCGtggccagggaatttccagcagtcccccaactgccttccattctccagcctcggGTGCAGGTCCAGTTCGTTTTTTGTCGTCATTGCAGGGGGCCAAGGaatttccagcagtcccccaactgcctaccattctccagcctcag GGAATTttcagcagtcccccaactgccttcTATTCTCCAGCCTCGGGTGAAGGTCCAGTTCGTTTTTTGTCGTCATTGCAGGGCCAAGGaatttccagcagtcccccaactgccttccattctccagcttCGGGTGAAGGTCCAGTTCGTTTTTTGTCCTCATTACATGGCtag